Proteins encoded by one window of Arabidopsis thaliana chromosome 2, partial sequence:
- a CDS encoding Basic-leucine zipper (bZIP) transcription factor family protein (Basic-leucine zipper (bZIP) transcription factor family protein; FUNCTIONS IN: DNA binding, sequence-specific DNA binding transcription factor activity; INVOLVED IN: regulation of transcription, DNA-dependent; LOCATED IN: nucleus, chloroplast; CONTAINS InterPro DOMAIN/s: Basic-leucine zipper (bZIP) transcription factor (InterPro:IPR004827), Basic leucine zipper (InterPro:IPR011700); BEST Arabidopsis thaliana protein match is: Basic-leucine zipper (bZIP) transcription factor family protein (TAIR:AT2G12940.1); Has 1373 Blast hits to 1364 proteins in 175 species: Archae - 2; Bacteria - 73; Metazoa - 486; Fungi - 39; Plants - 637; Viruses - 0; Other Eukaryotes - 136 (source: NCBI BLink).), whose amino-acid sequence MNGSDNITTPSGSRSMTQPSLASSSLPPLSPSSSTFRRNSLPSMSFSPSAPVESRDSSIKVNKNPSLPPLVDGEEDASWLEFGSSDYTDDELNKIAKSTKLQDIAKSTKLQEIVSDPKKVRRILKNRELAASSKQRKLKYMIDLEHRIKFLENKNALIFEKIKLLEKDKTILMNEKKEITIQIESLEQQAQLRDALTEKLHVEIERLKVITISNEKGSVELQRLKMETCEVLQYRREFDRSNMQGMDPNMFTWSQPNLGFYGQI is encoded by the exons ATGAATGGATCCGACAATATCACTACTCCTTCCGGATCACGGTCTATGACTCAGCCTTCACTTGCCTCCTCCTCCTTGCCCCCATTGAGCCCTTCTTCGTCAACATTCCGTCGCAATTCATTACCATCGATGAGCTTTTCTCCGTCAGCTCCTGTGGAGAGTAGAGACTCTTCCATTAAGGTTAATAAAAATCCTTCATTGCCCCCTTTGG TTGATGGAGAAGAGGATGCTTCCTGGCTCGAGTTTGGTAGCAGTGATTATACTGATGATGAATTGAATAAGATTGCAAAGAGTACCAAACTTCAAGATATTGCAAAGAGTACCAAACTTCAAGAGATTGTATCTGATCCTAAGAAAGTCAGAAG AATCTTGAAAAATCGAGAGTTAGCCGCATCTTCAAAGCAGAGGAAGTTAAAGTACATGATTGACTTGGAACATAGAATAAAATTTCTTGAGAACAAAAATGctttaatatttgaaaagatcaaactTTTGGAG AAGGATAAAACAATATTGAtgaatgagaagaaggaaatcaCGATTCAAATTGAATCATTGGAGCAACAGGCCCAACTTCGTGATG CTTTGACTGAAAAATTGCACGTAGAAATTGAAAGGCTAAAAGTAATAACTATTTCGAACGAAAAAGGGAGTGTAGAATTACAAAGGCTCAAAATGGAAACATGTGAAGTATTACAGTACCGTCGCGAGTTTGACAGATCAAACATGCAAGGAATGGACCCAAACATGTTCACTTGGTCTCAGCCAAACCTTGGTTTTTATGGACAGATTTAA
- a CDS encoding Zinc knuckle (CCHC-type) family protein (Zinc knuckle (CCHC-type) family protein; FUNCTIONS IN: zinc ion binding, nucleic acid binding; INVOLVED IN: biological_process unknown; LOCATED IN: cellular_component unknown; CONTAINS InterPro DOMAIN/s: Zinc finger, CCHC-type (InterPro:IPR001878), Zinc finger, CCHC retroviral-type (InterPro:IPR013084); Has 1882 Blast hits to 1172 proteins in 230 species: Archae - 0; Bacteria - 0; Metazoa - 625; Fungi - 503; Plants - 261; Viruses - 159; Other Eukaryotes - 334 (source: NCBI BLink).), with protein MAPKFTLNQERDNDRERTRASYNNDRRRNDYDPRACYKCGKLGHFARSCHVVTQPTTAYITCYFCSEEGHRSNGCPNKRTDQVNPKGHCYWCGNQDHRFNLIIWRSRCLFRLMKPKYAF; from the coding sequence ATGGCTCCTAAATTCACACTAAATCAAGAGAGAGACAATGATCGAGAAAGAACAAGGGCGAGCTATAACAATGATAGGAGGAGAAACGATTATGATCCAAGGGCATGTTACAAGTGTGGAAAATTGGGACATTTCGCACGATCTTGCCATGTGGTTACCCAACCAACGACGGCATATATCACATGCTATTTCTGCAGCGAAGAAGGGCATCGTTCCAATGGATGTCCGAATAAGAGAACGGACCAAGTGAATCCGAAGGGCCATTGTTATTGGTGCGGAAATCAAGACCATCGTttcaatttgattatttggaGGTCAAGATGTCTCTTTAGACTAATGAAACCTAAATATGCgttttaa
- a CDS encoding uncharacterized protein (unknown protein; Has 30201 Blast hits to 17322 proteins in 780 species: Archae - 12; Bacteria - 1396; Metazoa - 17338; Fungi - 3422; Plants - 5037; Viruses - 0; Other Eukaryotes - 2996 (source: NCBI BLink).), translating into MVPVLQINLTTLIQYTNRRHRGRSTTPRNQQHKNFLKNDSLSFFFFVGIGTNQNGWNNKHPSRSYFGYPYNH; encoded by the coding sequence ATGGTTCCGGTATTACAGATCAATCTTACTACACTAATACAATATACAAATAGGAGGCATAGGGGAAGAAGCACTACGCCGAGAaatcaacaacacaaaaactttcttaaaaatgattccctttctttcttcttctttgttgggATTGGGACTAATCAAAATGGTTGGAACAATAAACATCCATCTCGTTCGTACTTTGGATACCCGTATAACCATTGA
- a CDS encoding uncharacterized protein (unknown protein; Has 30201 Blast hits to 17322 proteins in 780 species: Archae - 12; Bacteria - 1396; Metazoa - 17338; Fungi - 3422; Plants - 5037; Viruses - 0; Other Eukaryotes - 2996 (source: NCBI BLink).) — protein MSSKISPDLNPVLEAEKSHKNEEEKSEKDEEEKSEEEESKEEEKEEEEKEEEKKKGMTTKESPPMIIMPVKKKTGLKRKRGVATKLIDKGTKATTEEPSSTEQNKAIEAVKEDKYDKNEEEKSEKDEQEKSEEEESEEEEKEEGNDDGEESSNDSTTTEEPSSTEEPSSSEQNKAIEGGGTEEPILALTPVLEAVEEEKSYKNEEEKSEKDEEEKSEEEESEEEEKEEEEKEEEKEEGNDCWGRISPKRPSRARETRYAPGSQLTTSTVGKLFTRCYLLGYSLSGSCATPRNTPRARKGNTSGFRASAEDIRLHRMYTEPMPSVS, from the exons ATGAGTAGTAAAATCAGTCCCGACCTTAATCCAGTTTTAGAGGCAGAGAAGTCTCACaagaatgaggaagaaaagtctgagaaggatgaggaagaaaagagtgaagaagaagagagcaaagaagaagagaaagaagaagaggagaaagaagaagaaaagaagaagggaaTGACGACGAAGGAGAGTCCTCCGATGATA ATAATGCctgtaaagaagaaaactgggttaaagaggaagagaggagTAGCAACGAAGCTAATTGATAAAGGAACAAAAGCAACGACGGAGGAGCCATCCTCGACGGAGCAAAATAAGGCGATAGAG GCAGTGAAAGAAGATAAGTATGACaagaatgaggaagaaaagtCTGAGAAGGATGAGCaagaaaagagtgaagaagaagagagcgaagaagaagagaaagaagaagggaaTGACGACGGAGAAGAGTCCTCCAATGATAGTA CAACAACGGAGGAGCCATCCTCGACGGAGGAGCCATCATCATCAGAGCAAAATAAGGCAATTGAGGGAGGAGGAACTGAAGAACCAATCCTGGCCTTAACTCCGGTTTTAGAGGcagtggaagaagagaagtctTACaagaatgaggaagaaaagtctgagaaggatgaggaagaaaagagtgaagaagaagagagcgaagaagaagagaaagaagaagaagagaaagaagaagaaaaagaagaagggaatGATTGTTGGGGTCGGATTTCCCCAAAAAGACCGAGCCGAGCAAGAGAGACTAGATACGCCCCGGGATCTCAGCTTACTACTTCAACGGTAGGAAAACTATTCACGAGATGCTACCTACTCGGGTATTCATTATCCGGCTCATGTGCCACTCCAAGAAACACACCTCGAGCCAGGAAAGGAAATACCTCGGGATTCCG GGCCAGCGCGGAAGACATTAGGTTGCATAGAATGTACACCGAGCCGATGCCTAGCGTTTCATAG